One region of Miscanthus floridulus cultivar M001 chromosome 19, ASM1932011v1, whole genome shotgun sequence genomic DNA includes:
- the LOC136527952 gene encoding ADP-ribosylation factor GTPase-activating protein AGD12-like isoform X1, which produces MSRRYGADSGRAASDMTRKLRELLQKSDNRICADCSAPDPKWASANIGVFICLKCSGVHRSLGTHVSKVLSVSLDQWADDDINSMIEVGGNSYANAIYEAFLPEGYHKPHRDSSQEERADFIRSKYELQEFLKPSLRLVSNKGSLEATGSQKHTGSNVSLSASFNSEAGMVEFIGILKVKVIRGTKLAVRDLISSDPYVVLTLGQQKAKTSVIKRSLNPVWNEELKLSVPQQYGPLKLQMFDHDMLSKDDKMGDAEIDLQPMISAATAFGDPDLLADMQIGRWLKSPDNALARDSAVNVIGGKVKQEVSLRLQNVESGEVELELEWIPLNQ; this is translated from the exons ATGAGCAGAAGATACGGGGCTGACAGCGGGAGGGCTGCCTCAG ATATGACAAGGAAGCTCAGAGAGTTGCTGCAAAAGAGCGACAACCGCATATGTGCTGACTGCAGTGCACCTGATCCCAAATGGGC ATCAGCTAATATTGGAGTATTCATTTGTCTAAAATGCTCTGGTGTTCACAGAAGCCTTGGGACACATGTTTCAAAG GTGCTGTCAGTCAGTCTAGATCAATGGGCAGATGATGATATCAACTCCATGATAGAAGTTGGTGGAAACTCTTATGCTAATGCTATATATGAAGCATTTCTGCCAGAGGGCTATCACAAGCCGCATCGAGATTCTAGCCAGGAAGAGAGAGCTGATTTCATCAG GTCGAAGTATGAGCTGCAAGAATTTCTGAAGCCAAGCCTAAGGTTAGTTTCTAATAAGGGCTCTTTAGAGGCTACCGGCTCTCAGAAACATACGGGCAGTAATGTCTCTCTTTCTGCTAGTTTCAACAGTGAG GCTGGAATGGTTGAGTTTATCGGAATACTAAAAGTTAAAGTGATAAGAGGGACAAAATTAGCTGTAAGAGACCTGATAAGTAGTGACCCCTATGTTGTACTGACCCTAGGACAACAG AAAGCAAAGACTTCTGTGATTAAACGTAGTCTGAATCCTGTTTGGAATGAAGAGCTTAAGCTGTCAGTTCCTCAGCAGTACGGACCTCTGAAGCTT CAAATGTTCGACCATGACATGCTATCAAAGGATGACAAAATGGGTGATGCCGAGATTGACCTGCAGCCGATGATCAGTGCAGCTACAGCGTTTGGCGACCCTGACCTACTCGCGGACATGCAGATCGGCAGGTGGCTCAAGTCCCCTGACAATGCGCTGGCAAGGGACAGCGCCGTCAATGTGATCGGTGGCAAGGTCAAGCAGGAGGTCTCTCTGAGGCTGCAGAACGTGGAATCCGGGGAGGTAGAACTGGAGCTGGAGTGGATACCTCTCAATCAGTAG
- the LOC136527952 gene encoding ADP-ribosylation factor GTPase-activating protein AGD12-like isoform X2 produces MGVLSVSLDQWADDDINSMIEVGGNSYANAIYEAFLPEGYHKPHRDSSQEERADFIRSKYELQEFLKPSLRLVSNKGSLEATGSQKHTGSNVSLSASFNSEAGMVEFIGILKVKVIRGTKLAVRDLISSDPYVVLTLGQQKAKTSVIKRSLNPVWNEELKLSVPQQYGPLKLQMFDHDMLSKDDKMGDAEIDLQPMISAATAFGDPDLLADMQIGRWLKSPDNALARDSAVNVIGGKVKQEVSLRLQNVESGEVELELEWIPLNQ; encoded by the exons ATGGGC GTGCTGTCAGTCAGTCTAGATCAATGGGCAGATGATGATATCAACTCCATGATAGAAGTTGGTGGAAACTCTTATGCTAATGCTATATATGAAGCATTTCTGCCAGAGGGCTATCACAAGCCGCATCGAGATTCTAGCCAGGAAGAGAGAGCTGATTTCATCAG GTCGAAGTATGAGCTGCAAGAATTTCTGAAGCCAAGCCTAAGGTTAGTTTCTAATAAGGGCTCTTTAGAGGCTACCGGCTCTCAGAAACATACGGGCAGTAATGTCTCTCTTTCTGCTAGTTTCAACAGTGAG GCTGGAATGGTTGAGTTTATCGGAATACTAAAAGTTAAAGTGATAAGAGGGACAAAATTAGCTGTAAGAGACCTGATAAGTAGTGACCCCTATGTTGTACTGACCCTAGGACAACAG AAAGCAAAGACTTCTGTGATTAAACGTAGTCTGAATCCTGTTTGGAATGAAGAGCTTAAGCTGTCAGTTCCTCAGCAGTACGGACCTCTGAAGCTT CAAATGTTCGACCATGACATGCTATCAAAGGATGACAAAATGGGTGATGCCGAGATTGACCTGCAGCCGATGATCAGTGCAGCTACAGCGTTTGGCGACCCTGACCTACTCGCGGACATGCAGATCGGCAGGTGGCTCAAGTCCCCTGACAATGCGCTGGCAAGGGACAGCGCCGTCAATGTGATCGGTGGCAAGGTCAAGCAGGAGGTCTCTCTGAGGCTGCAGAACGTGGAATCCGGGGAGGTAGAACTGGAGCTGGAGTGGATACCTCTCAATCAGTAG